The proteins below are encoded in one region of Winogradskyella helgolandensis:
- a CDS encoding glycoside hydrolase family 5 protein, which produces MRFLKIQFLITIFLLISALSHAFQVDSLERLLVNGNSFVNDDGVTFVFRGLNASDPNKLEPQGHWNKAYFEEIKNWGANIVRLPVHPTDWSERGKESYLKLLDDGIQWATELGLYVIIDWHSIGNLKTEMYQSDRYDTTLKQTYDFWRTIASKYGEHTTVAFYEIFNEPTTFNGTLGSVTWKEWKTINKEIIGIIRANGGEGIPLVAGFNWAYDLTPVLEDPLDVEGIGYVSHPYPQKREKPWEAQWTKDWGFVKEKYPLILTEIGFCGPEDPGAHSPVISDESYGDAITEYCDKKDISYVIWVFDAEWAPRLFEDWDTYMPSRHGKYFKKKLQSYTYD; this is translated from the coding sequence ATGCGTTTTTTAAAAATACAATTTCTTATTACCATATTTCTATTAATCTCAGCGTTGTCACATGCGTTTCAGGTAGATAGTTTAGAACGACTTTTAGTTAATGGCAATAGTTTTGTAAATGATGATGGTGTAACGTTTGTCTTCAGAGGATTAAATGCAAGTGATCCAAATAAATTAGAACCCCAAGGGCATTGGAACAAAGCCTATTTTGAAGAAATAAAAAATTGGGGAGCTAACATTGTAAGGCTACCTGTGCACCCAACAGATTGGTCTGAAAGAGGAAAGGAATCGTACTTGAAACTTTTAGATGATGGTATACAATGGGCAACAGAATTGGGTTTATATGTTATCATCGATTGGCACAGTATCGGCAATTTGAAAACCGAAATGTATCAATCGGATAGGTATGATACCACTCTAAAACAAACCTATGATTTTTGGAGAACGATAGCTTCTAAATATGGAGAGCATACAACAGTAGCTTTTTATGAAATATTTAATGAGCCAACCACCTTCAACGGCACTTTAGGGTCCGTTACTTGGAAGGAATGGAAAACGATAAACAAAGAAATTATTGGAATTATTAGAGCTAATGGAGGTGAAGGTATTCCATTAGTTGCAGGGTTTAATTGGGCTTATGATTTAACTCCTGTTTTAGAAGATCCTTTAGATGTTGAAGGCATTGGGTATGTAAGCCATCCGTATCCTCAAAAAAGAGAGAAACCTTGGGAAGCACAATGGACAAAAGATTGGGGTTTTGTTAAAGAAAAATATCCTTTAATTCTTACGGAGATTGGTTTTTGCGGACCAGAAGATCCTGGTGCACATTCACCTGTAATTAGTGATGAATCTTATGGTGATGCTATTACAGAATACTGTGATAAAAAAGATATCTCTTATGTTATATGGGTGTTTGATGCCGAATGGGCTCCACGGTTATTTGAAGATTGGGATACTTATATGCCGTCAAGGCATGGTAAGTATTTCAAAAAGAAATTACAGAGTTATACGTATGATTAA
- a CDS encoding universal stress protein — protein sequence MLSILLPTDFSKNSLNAIKYALEFFKYQKVKFIVMHAYRNEFYDHDELVSRDVFETVLDKVKTESQNNLDKLLAELQKIAPNPRYTYQSVSAYSTLVEEANAIADEHNIDLIVMGTKGKSNARNIVFGSQTFQVLKYVECPVLAIPENYSDTQPKNILFPTNYLIPYKRRELKLLSILAKSYRSDIDVVYISTSPKLSIRQEDNQAFIRETLSPNNVNFSIINSKKVADAITNHIKENNIEMITMINTQHSFLEDMLFPSTIDKVSLGLDIPLLAFQNATRK from the coding sequence ATGTTATCCATACTCTTACCTACCGACTTCTCTAAAAATTCTTTAAACGCCATAAAATATGCTTTAGAATTTTTCAAATATCAGAAGGTAAAATTCATTGTGATGCATGCCTACAGAAATGAGTTTTATGACCACGACGAATTAGTGTCTCGTGACGTTTTTGAGACCGTTTTAGACAAAGTAAAAACGGAGTCTCAAAATAATCTAGACAAACTATTAGCTGAGCTACAAAAAATTGCGCCAAACCCTAGATATACTTATCAAAGTGTTTCTGCATATAGCACCCTTGTTGAAGAGGCCAACGCTATAGCAGATGAGCATAACATAGATTTAATTGTTATGGGTACTAAAGGAAAATCTAACGCTCGTAATATTGTATTTGGAAGTCAGACATTTCAAGTTTTAAAATATGTTGAATGCCCTGTTTTAGCAATTCCAGAAAACTACTCCGATACGCAACCAAAGAATATTTTGTTTCCAACAAATTATCTCATTCCTTATAAACGACGCGAGTTAAAACTTCTGTCTATTTTGGCTAAATCGTACCGAAGTGATATTGATGTTGTTTATATTAGCACAAGCCCAAAATTATCGATTAGACAAGAAGATAACCAAGCCTTTATAAGAGAAACCTTATCACCTAACAATGTGAATTTTAGTATCATAAACAGTAAAAAAGTTGCGGATGCCATCACTAACCATATCAAAGAAAACAATATAGAAATGATAACTATGATCAATACGCAACATTCATTTTTAGAAGACATGCTTTTTCCTTCTACGATAGACAAAGTGAGTCTTGGTTTAGACATTCCACTTTTAGCATTTCAGAATGCGACTAGGAAATAA
- a CDS encoding universal stress protein, with protein MSKNILLPTDFSDNALSAAIYAIKLYEKEQCTFHLLHSSRMKISRMSSISNKLIEVLAENARRDLANLKAKVQENYANENHTFEVILSTNDLQDSIEAITEKIKIDLIVIGSRGETKANDIIFGNNTVNVITHVKKCPVLVVPNDYDFVKPERIAFPTDFNRVYGDELQPLKQLAELNNSNIRVVHINTEDNLSETQKENLDTLELALENHNPSYHWMPKYNRKAKAIQDFTEENHINILVMVNYQHSFIESIIKEPVIKTLGFHPNIPFLVIPQK; from the coding sequence ATGTCAAAAAATATTCTTTTACCTACCGACTTTTCAGATAATGCCTTAAGTGCTGCCATATATGCTATTAAATTATACGAAAAAGAACAATGTACATTTCATTTATTACATTCTTCTCGAATGAAAATTTCACGAATGTCTAGTATATCTAATAAGCTAATTGAGGTTTTGGCTGAAAATGCAAGACGGGATTTAGCCAATTTAAAAGCAAAAGTTCAGGAAAATTATGCAAATGAGAATCATACATTTGAAGTTATATTGAGCACTAATGATTTACAAGATTCAATTGAAGCCATCACTGAAAAAATTAAAATAGACCTTATTGTTATTGGATCAAGAGGGGAAACTAAAGCGAATGATATCATTTTTGGAAATAATACGGTAAACGTGATTACACATGTAAAAAAATGCCCGGTTTTGGTGGTTCCGAATGATTATGACTTTGTAAAACCAGAACGAATAGCGTTTCCAACAGATTTTAATCGTGTTTATGGAGATGAACTACAACCTTTAAAACAATTAGCAGAACTCAATAATTCTAATATTAGAGTTGTCCATATTAATACTGAAGATAACCTGTCAGAAACTCAAAAAGAAAATTTAGACACACTAGAATTAGCTTTAGAAAATCACAATCCTAGTTATCATTGGATGCCAAAATATAATAGAAAAGCAAAAGCAATTCAAGACTTTACTGAAGAAAACCATATTAATATTTTAGTGATGGTTAATTACCAACATAGTTTTATTGAAAGTATAATTAAAGA